The proteins below come from a single Epinephelus moara isolate mb chromosome 19, YSFRI_EMoa_1.0, whole genome shotgun sequence genomic window:
- the LOC126407061 gene encoding pyridine nucleotide-disulfide oxidoreductase domain-containing protein 2-like isoform X2 encodes MRDPHAFTPMLEEGVGGAPPRSLTLGSDMAMNQREIGKFSQKDAKVFPDYVAHLDKLAGAIHPLLDAAPVDIPGVTAGSLRKRLAAAKTLMPIVKCGLKLGRNIPDFYEIITAPIMKILNRWFESEPLRATLATDAVIGAMTSPSNPGSGYVLLHHVMGELEKEKGAWGYVEGGMGGVSRAIANSARSYGVDIFTEKDVGQVLVSSDGAAKGVVLKDGTEIHSKVVLSNATPYVTFKNLTPQAALSPEFIKAVDQIDYTSPVTKINVAVDKLPNFLASPTPDNKPGPHHQCSIHLNCESVEVLETAYKEAMNGRPSAKPMLEMTIPSVLDPTLAPPGCHVVSLFTQFTPFHIHGKEWTDQDREAYADTAFDWVEQYAPGFKQSVVGRDILTPPDLERIFGLTGGNIFHGSMSLDQLYLARPLPSLSDYRSPIKGLYMCGSGAHPGGGVMGSPGWNAALTVMADMKRR; translated from the exons ATGAGGGACCCCCATGCTTTCACCCCCATGTTGGAGGAGGGGGTGGGAGGTGCCCCACCAAGGTCTCTCACCCTGGGCTCAGATATGGCCATGAATCAGAGGGAGATTGGCAAGTTCTCACAGAAGGATGCTAAG GTGTTTCCAGACTATGTTGCACACCTTGATAAACTAGCAGGAGCCATCCACCCTCTCCTGGACGCTGCTCCTGTAGACATCCCAGGTGTTACTGCTGGATCACTGAGGAAGAGGCTGGCTGCAGCTAAAACACTGATGCCTATTGTCAAATGCG GTCTGAAACTGGGCAGAAACATTCCAGACTTTTATGAGATTATAACCGCACCAATAATGAAG ATTCTCAATCGGTGGTTTGAGTCAGAGCCACTCAGAGCAACTCTGGCTACTGATGCTGTGATAGGAGCCATGACCAGTCCAAGTAATCCTGGTAGTGG GTATGTGCTCTTGCACCATGTGATGGGAGagctggagaaggagaaggGAGCATGGGGTTATGTGGAGGGAG GCATGGGAGGCGTGTCTCGGGCTATTGCTAACTCTGCTCGATCCTACGGTGTAGACATTTTCACTGAGAAG GATGTAGGACAGGTCCTGGTCAGTTCAGATGGTGCTGCCAAGGGAGTGGTGCTAAAGGACGGCACAGAGATCCACAGTAAAGTTGTTTTATCAAACGCTACCCCATATGTTACCTTCAAGAACCTCACGCCACAG GCTGCTCTTTCTCCAGAGTTCATCAAAGCTGTAGATCAGATAGACTACACCTCCCCTGTCACCAAGATCAACG TGGCAGTGGACAAGCTACCAAACTTCCTAGCATCTCCCACACCAGATAATAAACCTGGACCCCACCATCAGTGCTCCATTCATCTCAACTGTGAAAGCGTGGAGGTGCTGGAGACTGCATACAAAGAGGCCATGAATGGACGTCCCTCAGCAAA ACCCATGCTGGAGATGACCATCCCCTCTGTGTTGGATCCTACTCTGGCTCCCCCTGGCTGCCACGTGGTGTCACTGTTCACCCAGTTCACCCCATTCCACATACACGGCAAAGAGTGGACGGACCAGGACAGGGAGGCCTACGCAGACACAG CATTTGACTGGGTGGAGCAATACGCCCCTGGGTTTAAACAGTCGGTGGTGGGGAGGGACATCCTGACTCCACCTGACCTGGAGAGGATCTTTGGGCTCACTGGAGGg AATATCTTCCATGGATCAATGTCGCTGGATCAGCTCTACCTAGCACGACCTTTGCCCTCGCTGTCAGACTACCGTTCACCAATCAAAGGGCTGTATATGTGTGGCAGCGGCGCTCATCCAG GTGGTGGTGTGATGGGTTCTCCTGGCTGGAACGCAGCGCTCACTGTCATGGCTGACATGAAACGTCGCTGA
- the zgc:123010 gene encoding tetratricopeptide repeat protein 31 isoform X1 produces MVALMKFTRDICRLLGLGSGPPVQQQEEQMDCGAATPDPSDATLSQDALNGEEDLSEEEKVRRRAERRKAKRKRRRKRKKQEQVKQSENAERDDEDEDGGAESELDESESEAEVGAEEEKQEVQKEEKKEAKSAASQVSTPVMTSAGIKGQQKSHTRSAEEEPEWDVSSAFFANAASHIKPKGSGRKSKENKENEARRETNGTDTMTKKSASLTEKGIKLVQEGQYAQAVSMFTEAIRCDPKDYRFFGNRSYCYYCLEQYPQALADAERSIQMAPDWPKGHFRKGSALMGMKRYSEAEKAMEQVLKLDKDCEEAVNDLFNCKVLQLMELGVEEVQSVLLLEKFTTVQAVLASCSDAARAGSQDSSVVQPGSPCPSLWVGNVTTELTEKHLWDLFKMYGEIESIRVLHERFCAFVNFKNANMAARAMEKLNGYCIENTRLVVRYPDRRTQRVLPIPLKTCLPVTQQAGAAAGPRRRGPVNGDECYFWRTTGCHFGDKCRYKHIPDQKGKDRKPWQP; encoded by the exons ATGGTCGCACTCATGAAATTCACCAGGGACATATGCAGGCTGTTGGGACTCGGCAGCG GCCCTCCTgtccagcagcaggaggagcagatGGACTGTGGCGCTGCAACCCCTGATCCAAGTGATGCCACTTTGTCACAG gatgcattaaatggagaggaGGATCTaagtgaggaggagaaggtCAGGCGGAGGGCAGAGCGACGCAAAGCCAAGAGGAAG CGCCGTCGAAAACGTAAGAAGCAGGAGCAGGTTAAGCAAAGCGAGAATGCTGAACGG GATGATGAAGACGAGGACGGCGGTGCTGAGTCTGAACTGGATGAGAGTGAGTCAGAGGCAGAAGTTGGTGCTGAGGAGGAGAAACAAGAAGTgcaaaaggaggagaaaaaagaggcaaagtcaGCTGCCTCACAGGTCTCCACTCCAGTCATGACTTCCGCGGGAATCAAAGGACAACAGAAGAGCCACACCAGATCTGCTGAGGAG GAGCCAGAGTGGGACGTGAGCAGTGCCTTCTTTGCTAATGCTGCTAGCCATATCAAACCCAAAGGATCGGGTCGCAAGTCCAAAGAAAACAAGGAGAACGAGGCCAGGAGAGAG ACAAATGGAACTGACACCATGACCAAGAAAAGTGCGTCACTGACAG AAAAAGGCATAAAGCTGGTGCAAGAGGGGCAGTACGCACAAGCTGTCAGCATGTTTACAGAAGCCATCAGATGTGATCCAAAGGATTATAG GTTCTTTGGGAATCGTTCGTATTGCTATTACTGTTTGGAGCAGTACCCTCAGGCCCTGGCCGATGCTGAACGCTCCATTCAAATGGCCCCAGACTGGCCCAAAGGACACTTCCGCAAGGGCAGTGCTCTCATGGGCATGAAG CGGTACAGTGAGGCGGAGAAGGCCATGGAGCAGGTGCTGAAACTCGACAAAGACTGTGAGGAGGCCGTCAATGACCTTTTTAATTGCAAAGTGCTGCAGTTAATG GAGCTTGGTGTTGAAGAAGTGCAAAGTGTCCTACTGCTGGAGAAATTTACAACTGTACAGGCTGTTCTGGCATCTTGTTCTGATGCTGCCAGGG ctgGCAGCCAAGACTCATCCGTTGTGCAGCCAGG aAGCCCTTGCCCATCTCTGTGGGTGGGAAATGTGACCACTGAGCTAACTGAGAAACACCTATGGgacctttttaaaat GTATGGTGAGATCGAGAGTATCCGTGTTCTGCATGAGAGATTCTGTGCCTTTGTCAACTTCAAGAATGCAAACATGGCAGCCCGTGCCATGGAGAAACTAAAT GGTTATTGTATTGAGAACACACGTTTAGTGGTGCGCTATCCTGACCGTCGCACTCAGAGGGTCCTTCCCATTCCACTTAAGACCTGTCTCCCTGTCACACAGCAGGCAGGCGCAGCTGCTGG ACCTCGACGACGTGGCCCAGTGAACGGAGACGAGTGTTACTTCTGGAGAACCACCGGCTGCCATTTTGGGGACAAatgtcgctacaaacacattCCTGATCAGAAAGGCAAGGACAGGAAGCCCTGGCAGCCTTGA
- the zgc:123010 gene encoding tetratricopeptide repeat protein 31 isoform X2 — MVALMKFTRDICRLLGLGSGPPVQQQEEQMDCGAATPDPSDATLSQDALNGEEDLSEEEKVRRRAERRKAKRKRRRKRKKQEQVKQSENAERDDEDEDGGAESELDESESEAEVGAEEEKQEVQKEEKKEAKSAASQVSTPVMTSAGIKGQQKSHTRSAEEEPEWDVSSAFFANAASHIKPKGSGRKSKENKENEARRETNGTDTMTKKSASLTEKGIKLVQEGQYAQAVSMFTEAIRCDPKDYRFFGNRSYCYYCLEQYPQALADAERSIQMAPDWPKGHFRKGSALMGMKRYSEAEKAMEQVLKLDKDCEEAVNDLFNCKVLQLMELGVEEVQSVLLLEKFTTVQAVLASCSDAARAGSQDSSVVQPGPCPSLWVGNVTTELTEKHLWDLFKMYGEIESIRVLHERFCAFVNFKNANMAARAMEKLNGYCIENTRLVVRYPDRRTQRVLPIPLKTCLPVTQQAGAAAGPRRRGPVNGDECYFWRTTGCHFGDKCRYKHIPDQKGKDRKPWQP; from the exons ATGGTCGCACTCATGAAATTCACCAGGGACATATGCAGGCTGTTGGGACTCGGCAGCG GCCCTCCTgtccagcagcaggaggagcagatGGACTGTGGCGCTGCAACCCCTGATCCAAGTGATGCCACTTTGTCACAG gatgcattaaatggagaggaGGATCTaagtgaggaggagaaggtCAGGCGGAGGGCAGAGCGACGCAAAGCCAAGAGGAAG CGCCGTCGAAAACGTAAGAAGCAGGAGCAGGTTAAGCAAAGCGAGAATGCTGAACGG GATGATGAAGACGAGGACGGCGGTGCTGAGTCTGAACTGGATGAGAGTGAGTCAGAGGCAGAAGTTGGTGCTGAGGAGGAGAAACAAGAAGTgcaaaaggaggagaaaaaagaggcaaagtcaGCTGCCTCACAGGTCTCCACTCCAGTCATGACTTCCGCGGGAATCAAAGGACAACAGAAGAGCCACACCAGATCTGCTGAGGAG GAGCCAGAGTGGGACGTGAGCAGTGCCTTCTTTGCTAATGCTGCTAGCCATATCAAACCCAAAGGATCGGGTCGCAAGTCCAAAGAAAACAAGGAGAACGAGGCCAGGAGAGAG ACAAATGGAACTGACACCATGACCAAGAAAAGTGCGTCACTGACAG AAAAAGGCATAAAGCTGGTGCAAGAGGGGCAGTACGCACAAGCTGTCAGCATGTTTACAGAAGCCATCAGATGTGATCCAAAGGATTATAG GTTCTTTGGGAATCGTTCGTATTGCTATTACTGTTTGGAGCAGTACCCTCAGGCCCTGGCCGATGCTGAACGCTCCATTCAAATGGCCCCAGACTGGCCCAAAGGACACTTCCGCAAGGGCAGTGCTCTCATGGGCATGAAG CGGTACAGTGAGGCGGAGAAGGCCATGGAGCAGGTGCTGAAACTCGACAAAGACTGTGAGGAGGCCGTCAATGACCTTTTTAATTGCAAAGTGCTGCAGTTAATG GAGCTTGGTGTTGAAGAAGTGCAAAGTGTCCTACTGCTGGAGAAATTTACAACTGTACAGGCTGTTCTGGCATCTTGTTCTGATGCTGCCAGGG ctgGCAGCCAAGACTCATCCGTTGTGCAGCCAGG CCCTTGCCCATCTCTGTGGGTGGGAAATGTGACCACTGAGCTAACTGAGAAACACCTATGGgacctttttaaaat GTATGGTGAGATCGAGAGTATCCGTGTTCTGCATGAGAGATTCTGTGCCTTTGTCAACTTCAAGAATGCAAACATGGCAGCCCGTGCCATGGAGAAACTAAAT GGTTATTGTATTGAGAACACACGTTTAGTGGTGCGCTATCCTGACCGTCGCACTCAGAGGGTCCTTCCCATTCCACTTAAGACCTGTCTCCCTGTCACACAGCAGGCAGGCGCAGCTGCTGG ACCTCGACGACGTGGCCCAGTGAACGGAGACGAGTGTTACTTCTGGAGAACCACCGGCTGCCATTTTGGGGACAAatgtcgctacaaacacattCCTGATCAGAAAGGCAAGGACAGGAAGCCCTGGCAGCCTTGA